In the Candidatus Paceibacterota bacterium genome, one interval contains:
- a CDS encoding DEAD/DEAH box helicase, which translates to MTHSKPASFTFDNLGIDPRILLILKKNAFLSPTPIQYQCIPQILNGKDIVGIAQTGTGKTLAFALPIIQALEKNKGQALILVPTRELAIQADEMIYKIGRNLEIRTAIIIGGTSMDRQIRDIRRNPHIIIATPGRLLDHLKRKIFDLRNIKTVVLDEADRMFDIGFLPDIKHILSMAPVNRQTLLFSATISPAIANIASNFMKTPVRIEVAPSGTVASGVKQELFILRKEEKISLLKKILEDNPGTILVFSRTKYGTKKIAKSLIAMGYSASEIHSDRSLFQRKEAMAGFKSGKYRVLIATDIAARGIDVSHISIVVNFDLPDNSEDYVHRIGRTGRAGSIGRAISFATSNQRNSIRQIERLIKKPISVSALPKLPKFENIAIDIPYSDKKKEERNNKRTFSYNNRNRYGKQNKNKRHFSYGRGRN; encoded by the coding sequence ATGACACATTCAAAGCCGGCTAGTTTTACTTTTGATAATCTTGGAATTGACCCAAGGATTCTTTTAATTTTGAAAAAAAATGCATTTCTTTCTCCTACTCCCATTCAATATCAATGTATTCCTCAAATATTAAACGGAAAAGATATTGTTGGGATTGCCCAAACGGGAACGGGAAAAACTCTTGCCTTTGCATTACCTATAATACAGGCATTAGAAAAAAACAAAGGACAGGCCCTTATTCTTGTTCCAACCAGGGAACTTGCTATTCAAGCGGACGAGATGATTTACAAAATAGGAAGAAATCTGGAAATCAGAACAGCAATTATTATTGGAGGAACTTCAATGGACAGACAAATCAGAGACATCAGGAGAAATCCCCATATTATTATCGCCACTCCCGGACGATTGCTTGATCACCTTAAAAGAAAGATTTTTGACCTTAGAAATATAAAAACTGTCGTTCTCGATGAAGCCGACAGAATGTTTGATATAGGATTTCTTCCAGATATAAAACATATCTTAAGCATGGCTCCAGTAAACCGCCAAACTCTTCTTTTTTCAGCAACAATATCCCCCGCTATTGCAAATATAGCTTCCAATTTTATGAAAACTCCCGTACGCATTGAAGTCGCTCCTTCAGGAACCGTTGCATCGGGAGTAAAGCAAGAACTCTTTATTCTCAGAAAAGAAGAAAAGATTTCTCTTTTAAAAAAAATACTTGAAGACAATCCCGGAACTATTCTTGTTTTTTCCAGAACAAAGTACGGAACCAAAAAAATTGCCAAATCTCTTATTGCCATGGGCTACAGCGCATCGGAAATACATTCTGACAGATCATTGTTTCAGCGCAAAGAAGCAATGGCTGGCTTTAAATCAGGGAAATACAGAGTACTTATTGCAACCGATATTGCCGCAAGAGGAATTGACGTTTCTCATATCTCCATTGTTGTAAATTTTGATCTTCCTGACAATTCAGAAGATTATGTTCACAGAATAGGACGAACGGGAAGAGCCGGTTCCATAGGCCGGGCAATTTCCTTTGCCACCTCAAACCAGCGCAACAGCATAAGACAAATAGAACGCCTGATAAAAAAGCCTATTTCTGTTTCGGCTTTGCCAAAGCTTCCAAAATTTGAAAACATCGCCATAGATATTCCATATTCTGACAAAAAAAAGGAAGAGAGAAATAATAAAAGAACGTTCAGTTATAATAATAGAAACAGATATGGCAAGCAAAATAAAAATAAACGCCATTTTTCATATGGCCGTGGCAGAAATTAA
- the typA gene encoding translational GTPase TypA: MNLRNIAIIAHVDHGKTTLVDALLHKANTKLSKDLSKTELIMDSNDLEKERGITIFSKNASVIWKDTKINIIDTPGHADFGGEVERVLSMTDGCLLLVDAKEGPMPQTRFVLKKALSLNLRIIVIINKIDKSGANPDKAVNKTFDLFVELGANEKLLDFPILYASGKMGKAGKEADLNKMEDISPVFETILEEIPAPSGKAEKPFQMLVTSLMQDKFKGKIGIGRIYNGTVKNGQEITYIDRSQNQSRAKLSSLMTFIGLERQEIEIAKAGDIIAIAGIPEITIGETIADKENPIALPVLDIDRPTVKMQFLINNSPFSGKEGDYTTSRQIRERLYKELQTDVALRVEDAKNDTWIVSGRGELHLAILIERMRREGYELQVGRPQVITKEENGKTLVPYEWVTIEVPEKYSGAVIEKLGKRNGIMQQMNTEKGIVYMEFSIPTRGLLGYRNEFLTDTKGLGIIHNVFYQYDLDAQNWRKREQGSLVSTESGQTKLYGLTNIQKRGVLFIGPGINVYKGQVIGQHSRKEDLFVNPCKAKNLSNMRSKGEGTTEHFNTPNTMDLEASLQYIGDDELVEVTPKSVRIRKIAL, encoded by the coding sequence ATGAATCTAAGAAATATTGCAATTATAGCCCATGTCGACCACGGAAAAACTACGCTAGTAGATGCGCTTCTCCATAAGGCAAATACAAAACTTTCCAAGGACCTGTCAAAAACAGAATTGATTATGGATTCAAACGATTTGGAGAAAGAACGGGGAATCACAATTTTTTCTAAAAATGCTTCAGTAATCTGGAAAGATACGAAAATTAACATTATAGATACTCCCGGCCATGCTGATTTCGGAGGAGAAGTAGAAAGAGTACTGTCTATGACAGACGGATGTTTGCTTCTTGTAGACGCAAAAGAAGGCCCCATGCCTCAAACTCGCTTTGTTCTTAAAAAAGCTCTCTCTTTAAATCTGCGAATTATCGTTATTATAAACAAAATAGATAAAAGCGGAGCAAACCCAGACAAGGCGGTCAACAAAACATTTGATTTGTTTGTAGAACTGGGAGCAAATGAAAAACTTCTTGATTTTCCCATCCTTTACGCAAGCGGAAAAATGGGAAAAGCGGGCAAAGAAGCAGATTTAAATAAGATGGAGGATATAAGTCCTGTTTTTGAAACCATTTTGGAAGAAATTCCAGCCCCTTCAGGAAAAGCGGAAAAGCCCTTTCAAATGCTTGTCACTTCCCTTATGCAGGATAAATTTAAAGGAAAAATTGGCATCGGTAGAATTTATAACGGAACAGTTAAAAACGGACAAGAAATAACATACATTGACCGTTCTCAAAATCAATCAAGAGCAAAATTAAGCTCGCTTATGACTTTTATAGGACTAGAAAGGCAAGAAATTGAAATTGCAAAAGCCGGAGATATTATAGCAATAGCCGGAATCCCGGAAATTACAATAGGTGAAACCATAGCAGATAAAGAAAATCCTATCGCTTTGCCTGTTTTGGATATAGACAGGCCTACCGTAAAAATGCAATTTTTAATAAACAATTCACCCTTTTCCGGAAAAGAAGGAGATTACACTACTTCCCGCCAAATTAGAGAGCGCCTATACAAAGAACTGCAAACCGACGTTGCTCTTCGTGTTGAAGACGCAAAAAACGATACATGGATTGTTTCCGGAAGAGGAGAACTTCACCTTGCAATTCTTATTGAGAGAATGCGCCGGGAAGGATATGAATTGCAAGTAGGACGTCCTCAGGTAATTACAAAAGAAGAAAACGGAAAAACTCTCGTCCCTTATGAATGGGTTACAATTGAAGTTCCGGAGAAATACTCGGGAGCCGTTATTGAAAAGCTCGGAAAAAGAAACGGTATTATGCAGCAGATGAACACGGAAAAAGGAATTGTCTATATGGAATTTTCCATTCCCACAAGAGGACTGCTTGGATATAGAAATGAATTTTTAACGGATACAAAAGGATTGGGAATTATTCATAATGTTTTTTATCAGTACGATCTAGATGCCCAAAATTGGCGAAAGCGCGAGCAGGGATCTTTGGTTTCAACCGAAAGCGGGCAAACAAAACTTTACGGGCTTACGAATATTCAAAAAAGAGGAGTTTTATTCATTGGCCCGGGAATAAATGTTTATAAAGGCCAGGTAATAGGGCAGCATTCGCGAAAAGAAGACCTTTTTGTTAATCCTTGCAAGGCAAAGAATCTTAGCAATATGCGCTCTAAAGGAGAAGGAACTACTGAACATTTTAATACGCCAAACACTATGGACCTTGAAGCGTCTCTCCAATATATAGGAGATGACGAGCTTGTCGAAGTAACTCCCAAATCAGTTCGTATCCGAAAAATAGCGCTATAG
- a CDS encoding PspC domain-containing protein produces MKKIYRSENNKIFAGIFGGMGEYFDVDPVILRLIAVFICFSTGIFPFIIGYIVACFVVPKKPVS; encoded by the coding sequence ATGAAAAAAATTTATAGAAGCGAAAATAATAAGATTTTTGCCGGAATATTCGGAGGAATGGGGGAATATTTTGATGTTGATCCTGTAATTTTAAGATTAATTGCTGTTTTTATCTGTTTTTCAACGGGAATTTTTCCTTTTATTATAGGTTATATAGTCGCTTGTTTTGTTGTTCCTAAAAAACCGGTTTCTTAA
- a CDS encoding DUF134 domain-containing protein: protein MGRPKIFRKIKFNPNITYFKPQGVPMRNLEIIELTFEEAETLRLKNIEGLDQVEAAKKMNTSQSTFQRILSLAYKKVTKALVEGKAIKIIK, encoded by the coding sequence ATGGGAAGGCCTAAAATTTTTAGAAAAATTAAATTTAATCCGAATATAACTTATTTCAAGCCCCAGGGGGTTCCGATGAGGAATTTGGAAATTATTGAACTGACCTTTGAAGAAGCGGAGACCTTAAGATTGAAGAATATAGAGGGACTTGATCAAGTTGAAGCTGCTAAAAAAATGAACACTTCTCAGAGTACTTTCCAAAGAATTCTATCTTTGGCTTATAAAAAAGTAACAAAAGCCCTTGTGGAGGGCAAAGCAATTAAGATCATAAAATAA
- a CDS encoding DUF5320 domain-containing protein, with amino-acid sequence MPKFDATGPFGYGPGTGRGFGPCSGMCYGRGRGSGYRRFYTKKEEAGMLKEEAETLAEELKAIKERLTELEDQK; translated from the coding sequence ATGCCAAAATTTGATGCAACCGGCCCTTTTGGGTATGGTCCTGGTACTGGCAGGGGCTTTGGTCCTTGTTCTGGAATGTGTTATGGCAGAGGCAGAGGATCAGGATATAGGAGATTTTATACTAAAAAAGAAGAAGCAGGAATGTTGAAAGAAGAAGCGGAAACTTTAGCAGAAGAATTAAAAGCGATTAAGGAGCGCTTAACCGAGTTAGAGGACCAAAAATAA
- a CDS encoding YbjQ family protein, with translation MKNITITTGNDIPGKEIIKVLGVVKGSTVRARNIGRDIGAGIRNIIGGEVKTYTEMTKNARDEAYNRMVNEALDMEADAIIGVRFATSMVMAGASEMLAYGTAVKINK, from the coding sequence ATGAAAAACATAACTATTACTACAGGAAACGATATTCCTGGAAAAGAGATTATAAAAGTTCTTGGGGTTGTCAAAGGCAGTACGGTAAGAGCCAGGAATATTGGCAGGGATATTGGGGCGGGTATTAGAAATATAATAGGAGGAGAAGTAAAAACGTATACTGAAATGACAAAAAACGCCAGAGACGAGGCATATAATAGAATGGTGAACGAAGCGCTGGACATGGAAGCTGATGCTATTATTGGTGTCAGATTTGCAACTTCCATGGTGATGGCAGGAGCTTCTGAAATGCTGGCATATGGGACTGCGGTAAAGATTAATAAATGA
- a CDS encoding winged helix-turn-helix domain-containing protein translates to MNTFKQSAIEILKKAKKPLHYSEITRLALESGILETEGATPEATMNAQIVVDIKNKGEGSDFVRTAPGTFVLNPNKKEIKETPKIREAEKAEEEKIVIEGGFTGKGGEHLVCSELLFRGFNASIMSVDVGMDIVAVKDNQLFGIQVKTSNLNRFDTYVFDIRKVSFERHSNGNVFYIFVLHGEKKNHFLILPFHEMERKVHEKAILEVGHGKRYRVNIKFRDEKVYLGNMDHEMGYFLDNWNLIK, encoded by the coding sequence ATGAACACTTTCAAACAATCTGCGATTGAAATATTGAAAAAGGCAAAAAAGCCGTTGCACTATTCCGAAATCACACGGCTGGCTTTGGAATCTGGCATATTGGAAACGGAAGGCGCAACACCGGAAGCGACAATGAATGCGCAAATTGTGGTGGATATCAAAAACAAAGGAGAAGGCTCAGATTTTGTAAGAACCGCGCCCGGAACTTTTGTGCTCAATCCAAACAAGAAAGAAATCAAAGAAACGCCTAAAATTAGAGAAGCCGAAAAAGCGGAAGAAGAAAAAATTGTGATTGAAGGTGGGTTTACCGGCAAGGGCGGAGAACATCTTGTTTGCTCCGAACTGCTTTTTCGTGGCTTTAATGCCAGCATAATGAGCGTGGATGTCGGTATGGATATTGTGGCGGTCAAAGATAATCAGCTGTTTGGCATACAAGTCAAAACATCAAACCTCAATCGTTTTGACACTTATGTTTTTGATATCCGCAAAGTTTCTTTTGAACGCCATAGCAACGGCAATGTATTTTATATTTTCGTCTTACATGGCGAAAAGAAAAATCATTTTTTAATTTTGCCATTTCACGAAATGGAAAGAAAAGTCCACGAAAAAGCGATTTTAGAAGTCGGACATGGCAAACGCTATCGCGTAAATATCAAATTTAGAGACGAAAAGGTATATCTCGGCAATATGGATCATGAAATGGGATATTTCCTCGATAACTGGAATCTTATTAAATAA
- a CDS encoding ATP-binding protein, translating into MSADFKNSDEYKKIFLFHETIADRIISRESGWLEFKESFNWNSKDKYAKSMVAFANNKGGYIVFGIKDKPRNLVGLQSNNFEDVDEAKITSYLNGIFAPEIIFEKFITTVKGKTIGILYTQQAKTKPLVCIKNDGELKEAEIYYRYNARSEKIKYPAMKMMFDAVREEERKSWMEHFEKISKIGPTNVAIMDTIAGEISGKSGTLVIDKKLIPKLKFINQGNFQEKGKPVLRLIGDVKPVSIIAGKSKDGSGIQITDDPNAPAFRIEQESAFKSKYTLDHSDLLKSCKTRYSNFRQGKRFNDIKKNILKVDKKYADQWPANYKKPKLSDPYFYSNECYKVLDKNYNKK; encoded by the coding sequence ATGAGTGCCGATTTTAAAAACAGCGATGAATATAAAAAGATATTTCTGTTCCACGAAACAATTGCGGATAGGATAATATCACGCGAAAGTGGCTGGCTTGAGTTTAAAGAGTCCTTCAATTGGAACTCAAAAGATAAATACGCAAAAAGTATGGTTGCTTTTGCCAATAATAAAGGCGGATATATTGTTTTTGGCATTAAAGACAAACCGCGTAATCTTGTCGGACTACAGAGTAATAATTTTGAAGATGTAGATGAAGCAAAAATTACTTCTTATTTAAACGGCATTTTTGCACCAGAAATAATTTTTGAAAAATTTATAACAACAGTAAAGGGTAAAACAATCGGTATTTTATACACCCAACAAGCAAAAACAAAGCCGCTTGTCTGTATTAAAAATGACGGGGAATTAAAAGAAGCGGAAATTTATTATCGTTACAACGCAAGAAGTGAAAAAATAAAATATCCAGCAATGAAAATGATGTTTGATGCAGTTAGAGAAGAAGAAAGAAAAAGTTGGATGGAGCATTTTGAAAAAATATCAAAAATTGGTCCAACTAATGTAGCGATTATGGATACAATCGCTGGCGAAATAAGTGGAAAAAGTGGGACGCTCGTTATTGATAAAAAGCTGATACCAAAACTCAAATTTATCAATCAGGGCAATTTCCAAGAAAAAGGCAAACCCGTATTGCGATTGATTGGAGATGTAAAACCTGTCTCGATAATCGCTGGCAAAAGTAAAGATGGTTCAGGTATTCAAATAACCGATGATCCAAATGCCCCAGCCTTTAGAATTGAACAAGAATCTGCCTTTAAGAGCAAGTACACATTAGATCATTCAGATTTGTTAAAAAGTTGTAAAACGAGATATTCCAATTTTAGACAAGGTAAAAGGTTTAATGATATTAAAAAAAATATTTTGAAAGTAGATAAAAAATATGCTGACCAGTGGCCAGCAAACTATAAGAAACCAAAGCTTAGTGACCCATACTTTTATTCAAACGAATGTTATAAGGTTTTAGACAAGAATTACAACAAGAAATAA
- a CDS encoding N-6 DNA methylase → MANNDIQNKLWSACNKMRQDPGTTGALQYIEQFSWLLFLKVYEEIENEYEAKAAFEGKTYIRNIDNEFRWSVWTGKDSYITGPDLLEFVQTKLFPYLKNLSGNRTKEIISEIFNNTQNRMEDGYLLREVVDVMAGVDFFGDEDSFAVSSIYEGLFSRMKASDIKPLAEFHTPRVIARFMTEMVAPKIGQTIYDPCNGPSGFLTEAYHFMRPQEKSTKDKEILQKETFYGKELKSLPFILGTMNMMLNGIATPNIRKMNTLSINLFNIAEKYDVILTNPPFSGTVRGIESNFPYPSAQTEILFLQHCLRSLKEGGKCAIIFPEGVLFKTDDQSYVNTKKELLQQFNLHHIVRLPNGSFAPYTGIPTNILFFDKTGPTKEIFYWEMPLPEGLKNFSKSKPIKSEYFEEAKKIWQTKELTEQSWIVSVEDIVKNNYNLDVKNPNKKAEFEHLPPEELIEIIENKEKELVKKLESIKKTFNGEKKEEFSIKKIGKFLAPRNETPDMKSLSRGEYNIINKISFASGLIEIRDNNNTRTGMILIEPGDLVISGINAGKGAIAIYGEDNLKKATATIHYSSYKVDKNVANIKYLWIFFRSEVFREILRISLPNGIKTELRSNKFISLEIPLPSLPKQNYYVELFEEIEKLAEDLEKSKNALLNIMPSVLAKAFNGEL, encoded by the coding sequence ATGGCAAATAACGACATACAAAATAAATTATGGAGCGCATGCAATAAAATGCGCCAAGACCCGGGAACAACCGGCGCTTTGCAATACATTGAGCAGTTTTCATGGCTTTTATTTTTGAAAGTTTATGAGGAAATTGAAAACGAATACGAGGCAAAAGCGGCTTTTGAAGGCAAAACCTATATCCGTAATATTGATAATGAGTTTCGTTGGAGCGTTTGGACGGGCAAAGATTCCTATATCACCGGACCGGATCTGCTGGAATTTGTGCAAACAAAACTTTTTCCATATTTGAAAAATCTTTCCGGTAATCGCACAAAAGAAATCATTTCCGAAATTTTTAACAACACCCAAAACCGAATGGAAGACGGCTACTTGCTTCGCGAAGTAGTGGATGTTATGGCAGGAGTAGATTTTTTTGGCGATGAAGATTCTTTCGCAGTTTCCAGTATTTATGAAGGGCTTTTCTCCAGAATGAAAGCATCGGACATTAAACCGCTCGCAGAATTTCATACTCCGCGCGTAATTGCTCGCTTTATGACGGAAATGGTTGCGCCAAAAATTGGGCAAACTATTTACGACCCATGCAACGGGCCGTCCGGCTTCTTGACAGAGGCGTATCATTTCATGCGTCCGCAAGAAAAAAGCACCAAAGACAAAGAAATTTTACAAAAAGAAACTTTTTATGGAAAAGAACTAAAATCCTTGCCGTTTATTTTGGGGACAATGAATATGATGCTTAACGGCATTGCTACCCCAAATATCCGCAAAATGAATACTTTGTCTATCAATCTTTTCAATATTGCCGAAAAATACGATGTAATTCTCACCAATCCGCCATTTTCCGGAACAGTGCGCGGAATTGAATCAAATTTTCCGTATCCTTCAGCACAAACGGAAATTTTGTTTTTGCAACATTGCCTACGCTCACTCAAAGAAGGCGGAAAATGCGCGATTATTTTCCCCGAGGGAGTACTTTTCAAAACTGATGATCAAAGCTATGTAAATACCAAAAAAGAGTTACTCCAGCAATTTAATTTGCATCACATTGTTCGCTTGCCGAACGGCTCTTTTGCTCCATATACCGGAATCCCGACAAATATTCTTTTCTTTGATAAAACCGGACCAACGAAAGAAATATTTTATTGGGAAATGCCACTTCCTGAGGGTCTGAAAAATTTTTCAAAATCCAAGCCGATCAAGAGTGAATATTTTGAAGAAGCCAAAAAGATTTGGCAGACAAAAGAACTTACCGAGCAATCATGGATTGTGTCGGTTGAGGATATTGTTAAAAACAACTACAACCTTGATGTTAAGAATCCGAATAAAAAAGCGGAATTTGAGCATCTTCCGCCGGAAGAATTGATAGAAATAATTGAAAATAAAGAAAAGGAACTTGTTAAGAAATTAGAGTCAATCAAAAAAACTTTTAATGGTGAAAAAAAAGAAGAATTTTCTATTAAAAAAATTGGCAAATTTTTAGCTCCTAGAAACGAAACGCCAGATATGAAGTCTTTGTCTAGAGGCGAGTACAATATCATAAATAAAATATCATTTGCTAGTGGTTTGATCGAAATTAGAGATAACAATAATACGAGAACAGGAATGATACTTATTGAACCGGGAGATTTAGTAATCTCCGGAATAAATGCGGGGAAAGGTGCTATTGCAATATATGGAGAAGATAATTTGAAGAAAGCCACTGCGACAATCCACTACTCTTCGTATAAAGTTGATAAAAATGTTGCAAACATAAAATATTTATGGATCTTCTTCAGAAGCGAAGTTTTTAGAGAAATATTAAGAATAAGTTTGCCAAATGGAATTAAAACGGAATTACGCTCCAATAAATTTATTTCTCTTGAAATTCCTCTCCCGTCATTACCAAAACAGAACTACTATGTTGAATTGTTTGAAGAAATTGAGAAATTGGCGGAAGATTTAGAAAAATCAAAAAATGCTTTATTAAATATAATGCCTTCTGTTTTAGCAAAAGCGTTTAATGGTGAATTATGA